From Cydia splendana chromosome 4, ilCydSple1.2, whole genome shotgun sequence, one genomic window encodes:
- the LOC134789597 gene encoding histone H2B-like, with the protein MPPKVSGKAAKKSGKAQKNISKSDSKKKKHKRRESYAIYIYKVLKQVHPDIGISSKAMLTMNSFVNDIFERIAGEASRLAHYHKRSTLSTHKLMFDSTAEIRLQAANSGNSIQSIKSSEITASVIKIVSLKFRLKSDEPLAWTMKLILSSFLNGNERPSQKTIRLNFMKRGLCREK; encoded by the coding sequence ATGCCACCGAAAGTCAGCGGTAAGGCCGCCAAAAAATCTGGCAAGGCCCAGAAGAACATTTCCAAGTCGGACTCCAAGAAAAAGAAGCATAAGCGCAGGGAGAGCTACGCCATCTACATCTACAAGGTGCTCAAGCAGGTCCACCCCGACATCGGTATCTCCAGCAAGGCCATGTTGACCATGAACTCGTTCGTGAACGACATCTTCGAGCGCATCGCCGGCGAGGCCTCCCGCCTCGCTCACTACCACAAGAGGTCCACATTATCAACACACAAGTTAATGTTCGATAGTACAGCGGAAATCAGACTCCAAGCAGCGAATTCAGGTAATTCAATTCAGTCCATAAAATCTTCCGAAATAACTGCGAGTGTAATAAAAATAGTGAGTCTCAAGTTCCGTTTGAAGTCTGACGAACCCTTGGCCTGGACAATGAAACTTATCTTATCTTCCTTCCTTAATGGAAATGAAAGGCCCTCGCAGAAAACAATTAGGCTTAATTTTATGAAACGAGGCCTTTGTCGGGAGAAGTGA